A region of Vitis riparia cultivar Riparia Gloire de Montpellier isolate 1030 chromosome 12, EGFV_Vit.rip_1.0, whole genome shotgun sequence DNA encodes the following proteins:
- the LOC117926206 gene encoding anthocyanidin 3-O-glucosyltransferase 2-like: protein MCHPTTKPSKHPIFFSLCSNRRLVMKQTELVFIPSPGIGHLAATVEIAKLMTHRDRRLSITILIMKFPFGSNDSMISDSDSIRFLTLPPVEVSPGTTGIAEFLKPQIPLVRDAVHGITRSNSVRLGGFVIDLFCTSMIDVADEFEVPSYLFFTSSAAFLGFMFHLQFLHDYEGLDFNEFKDSHTELEVPSYANPVPGKVFPSVMFDKEGCGAEKFLYHTRRFRQVKGIMVNTFVELESHAIQSFSGSTIPPVYPVRPVLNTQGGSVGRQQDASAVMTWLDDQPPSSVLFLCFGSMGSFGGDQVKEIAHGLERSGHRFLWSLRQPPPKGKIESPSNYANVEEVLPEGFLHRTARIGKVIGWAPQVAILAHSAVGGFVSHCGWNSTLESIYYGVPIATWPMFAEQQINAFQMVKDLGLAVEIKMDYNKDSSYVVSAQEIEIGLKNLMNIDNEVRKKREEIKNISRKVMIDGGSSHFSLGHFIEDMMTNIPCN, encoded by the coding sequence ATGTGTCACCCCACCACAAAGCCCTCAAAACATCcaatatttttctctctttgcaGTAATCGCCGTTTAGTGATGAAGCAAACTGAGCTTGTCTTCATCCCATCTCCTGGGATCGGCCACCTTGCGGCCACAGTGGAGATTGCAAAGCTGATGACTCACCGAGACCGCCGATTGTCAATCACAATCTTGATCATGAAGTTTCCGTTTGGGTCCAATGATAGTATGATCTCCGACTCTGATTCCATACGTTTCCTTACACTTCCTCCTGTAGAGGTCAGCCCCGGAACTACAGGGATCGCTGAATTCCTCAAACCTCAGATACCACTCGTCAGAGACGCCGTCCACGGGATCACTCGCTCCAACTCCGTTCGGCTCGGTGGGTTCGTTATTGATTTGTTCTGCACCTCCATGATTGATGTGGCCGATGAGTTTGAGGTGCCTTCATATCTCTTCTTCACTTCCAGCGCCGCTTTTCTTGGCTTCATGTTCCATCTACAGTTCCTCCATGATTATGAGGGCTTGGATTTCAATGAGTTCAAGGACTCGCATACTGAGCTGGAGGTTCCGAGTTATGCTAACCCGGTTCCAGGTAAGGTCTTCCCTTCTGTGATGTTTGACAAGGAAGGCTGTGGGGCTGAGAAGTTTCTGTATCACACAAGGAGATTCAGACAAGTCAAGGGTATTATGGTAAATACATTTGTTGAGCTCGAGTCACACGCTATTCAATCATTTTCTGGCAGTACAATACCCCCGGTGTACCCCGTTAGACCAGTACTCAACACGCAAGGGGGATCTGTTGGGCGTCAACAAGATGCTAGCGCCGTCATGACCTGGCTTGATGATCAGCCCCCATCATCAGTGCTATTCCTCTGCTTCGGAAGCATGGGAAGCTTTGGTGGGGATCAGGTCAAAGAGATAGCACATGGGCTAGAACGTAGCGGGCATCGCTTCCTGTGGTCCCTTCGTCAACCCCCACCGAAGGGTAAAATAGAATCTCCAAGCAATTATGCAAATGTGGAGGAAGTTCTACCAGAAGGGTTCTTACACCGGACAGCCAGGATTGGAAAGGTGATCGGATGGGCTCCACAAGTAGCTATTTTGGCCCACTCAGCGGTTGGAGGATTTGTATCTCATTGTGGATGGAATTCTACGCTAGAAAGCATATATTATGGTGTTCCTATAGCCACATGGCCAATGTTTGCAGAACAACAAATCAATGCGTTTCAAATGGTGAAAGATTTGGGATTAGCAGTAGAAATTAAAATGGATTATAATAAGGATAGTAGTTATGTTGTAAGTGCTCAAGAGATTGAAATTGGATTAAAGAACCTAATGAATATTGACAATGAAGTgaggaagaagagagaagaaataaaaaacataagtAGAAAAGTGATGATAGATGGTGGATCCTCACACTTTTCCTTGGGCCATTTTATTGAAGACATGATGACCAACATTCCATGTAATTAA